TAACCCCTTAGAAGTTCCACTTCTAAATACCTCCGTACTGCTCGCATCAGGAGTTTCAATCACCTGAGCCCACCACAGCCTAATGGAAAATAATCGAAATCAAATAATCCAAGCACTATTTATCACTATCCTATTAGGCATCTACTTCACCCTCCTACAGATCTCAGAATACTTCGAGGCCCCTTTTACCATTTCCGACGGCATTTATGGTTCTACATTTTTTGTAGCTACAGGCTTCCATGGACTCCACGTCATCATCGGATCAACATTCCTCATCATCTGCCTTATCCGCCAACTACTATTTCACTTCACATCCAAACACCACTTCGGCTTCGAAGCCGCTGCCTGATATTGACACTTCGTAGATGTAGTATGACTGTTCCTATATGTCTCCATC
This genomic interval from Nomascus leucogenys mitochondrion, complete genome contains the following:
- the COX3 gene encoding cytochrome c oxidase subunit III (TAA stop codon is completed by the addition of 3' A residues to the mRNA), encoding MTHQSHAYHMVKPSPWPLTGALSALLLTSGLAMWFHFHTTTLLTLSMLTNALTMFQWWRDVVREGTYQGHHTMPVQKGLRYGMILFITSEIFFFAGFFWAFYHSSLAPTPQLGGHWPPTGITPLNPLEVPLLNTSVLLASGVSITWAHHSLMENNRNQMIQALFITILLGIYFTLLQISEYFEAPFTISDGIYGSTFFVATGFHGLHVIIGSTFLIICLIRQLLFHFTSKHHFGFEAAAWYWHFVDVVWLFLYVSIYWWGS